ACTCCTTTGCTATTGATACTGAGATCCTTTAATTTCATCAATTGTATATACCATAATAACACCTTCACTACTTAATCATTCAATGTTTAAAATTAAAGAAATAATACACCCTATTCTTTTATAATGCAAAATATCTTATAAACATTAATTCTAAATATCGTATATTACTATAGTATAGCATGCTTAGTTATACTAATTTTTTTGCTTCATCTATGTATATACGTGCTTCGTTGATTTTGTCTAAAGCTATTTTACTTGTTATATTATCTATTGGCTCGTAATCAGATTGGTTTCTTAAAGGTTGTGTTTTTGTTAAATATTTGTAATATTTCATCTTTAAATAATCCTGTTTTCACATATTTTCGACCAAATTCTTTTATTATTCCATGATGTTTATTGGTGGTTATTCCTATTTTAATTAGTAATGCCTTTGAAGATAAAGCATAGCATAATAAGATAAGGATAATGAATTCGCATAATCTCCAGAATCATATAATATTTTACTTGAAGTTAAATTTCTTTCTGCTTTGTTAAAAAATTCTTCTAGTTCATCCAATAGTTACACCTTCTTTTAAAACATTTGTGAGAAAAGAAAAATTTTTTGTTTTTTCGAAATGTTCTACTGTCATTATCTGAGTTGAAATGTATTCATCATCATCAAATATTACTTTAACAACTTCATCCGCAATTTTATCTTCAAGATTATCATAATAATCCGTTATTATCAGAATATCGATATCAGAATCTTCTTTATCTTCTCCACGAGCAACAGATCCATATAGAATTATTTCTTTAATATATTCTGATTTTATAGCTTTAGCAAATTTTTCAGCTATTTTTTTTCTATTATGCATATTATCACACCAAATATATTTTTTGAATTAATTGTTCTCATTTCAGAATATTCATTTTTTTTCATATCTCAAAGATCTCTCATTATCTTATCTATGAAGTTTAGAATACCTATAGATTAACATGTATTACATTTATTTACTTAGGGTTGTTTTAATCTCCTATGATATCCTTTCCTCCTTTTATTGAGGGAAGTTATATCGTGATAGCATATGTTATATTTTTTTCTTAGTTTTTAGTTATTTTTTCTATTGTTGTCTGTTATATTACTTCTTGTCATGTTGTTGTATATGCTGGTTGATTGGATTTTTAAATCTTTTGTTTAAATCTATTTTTACTTTAATATTATGAGTCTTTGTTTCTATTATTAGGTCTATGTTGCATAACTTTTATCATTTTTGATTTTGTAATTGGTTATAATATTACTTTTTACTTTACTTAAATATTGATGTAATCATGGGAATTATATTTCTCGATACAATACGGAATATCTTATAATGGTAACTTTTCTAAATAACCTTTTTTAACGTTTATTTCACAGTTTTAAGCAGGTAAGTAAGCACTTGCACTCGAAAACCTTTATATAAAAACCAATACAAACTAATAAGTAGAGATGGGAAAGAAAAACACCCATCAGAAACATTATATTCTAGTGGTGAAGGATAATGAACCTAAAAAACATATTAATGATCGGATTAATCTTACTAGCTGCAGGCTCACTCATAACAGCAGTCAACGCAGCCAGTAATGTGAACATAAACGGTGAAAACCTAAACGTACTAGACGGATTTAATGCATATGAAAGTGATGTAGACACAACACACATGGACGAAGACGGCCTGGACGTAGAAGACATAGACGGAACAAGAGTAGACAACAAAGTAACACGCGAATACATAAACAGCAACGGTGACAAACTCGAACTAACAGTAGGAGTACTAAACAATGGCAAAGCATTACAAGCACTAAATGCTTACGGATACTCTAAAAAAGTAATTAATGGTAAAGATGGTTACTTCAAAACTGAGATGGATGATGGCAGACAGCAATATAAATTCCAGTACATTAAAGATAGTAAATTAGTTAAAATTGAAGCACCAAGTGAAGATAGTATTGGTAAAGTAATGACATAGGGGATATTTTCTCCCTTTTCCTTTCTATTTAATTAAAGTATGTGGTGTTATGATGTTGATAAGTGTGTTATCAGATTATTATAATTTATTTTAGATTTTATTCATATTTTTATTCTTATTTTTTTTGATAATTTTGTTTAAGAGGTTATTTTTAAGTATCTAAACTGGTTTATTACAGTTTTTTCACTGTATTTTTTAGTTTTTATCTGTTTGTTGTGCATTCAGTATTCCATAATTATTTTTTAGTCTGTTTTTTATTTTATGATAAAAAAATATATACAGCCTAAACTATGTTAGTCTGTTTTGAGAGTTCCAATTTACTTATACTCCGGTGGAGTTATTTTGGGTTTAAGTTGGATAAATGAGTACACGGTAAATGTTTTATCTTGTTTCCAGTATCCCCCGGATTAAGCAGTAATATCAGTATCATTATTGGTTAATATTTTGTAAAAGATAAAACTTGTATAAATTATATTTTGTAAAAGATAAAATTAGTAAGAATTATATTTTGTAAAAGATAAAAAATATATTATGAAATATACAACGGTGGTGCTAATTACATGGATGAACTAGAAATAAGAAATAGTATAATTAATAACATTAATAATTCCTACCCATTAATCAATAACAATTTAAAACATGATTACAAGTATTTAAAAGAAAGAACAATATATTTTGAATTAAAAGAATATATTGACAAATTCATAGATTCTTGTAACCCAAACAGATCATTTATTATTCCAGGAATTCGAGGAGTAGGAAAAACAACACTACTATACCAATTATATAAATACTTATATGAAATAAAAAATATCCAAGAAAACAGAATATTATTTCTTGATCTAAACAGACTAAAACACAGACCAGATTTTAATCTGCTTGACTATTTAGACGTATTTATCAAAGATATTAATGAAGAGCACTATTTAACATCAACACAACTTTTTGTTTTAATTGATGAAACACAATATGCTAAAAACTGGGATATAGCTGCTAAAACAATGTATGATGAAAATTCAAACGTGTTCATAGTATTCACAGGATCCAATGCATTAAATCTTGAATCAACAGCGGACACACTACGACGATCAATAAAAAAACAAATGTATCCCTTAACTTTTTCTGAGTATACCGAGTTAAATTATAATATAAACATGCCCTATAAGTTTACAGACATAATCTATGATGTGTTGCAAACAGGGGATGTAGAAGAATTAGAAAAAATAGAAAAACAATTACATTTAAATGAATATAAAGTCTTAAAACATAATATTAAAAAAGAATTCGAATACTATCTTGAATATGGTGATTTGCCAGTAACAATACTTAAAAACAAGATTGATAGCATACAGACAACACTCGAAGTATCTGATAAAATAGTAGAAACCGATATGGATCTAATATCATCAATAAAAAGTGAAACAAGATTAAAAGCTTACGAACTAATATCATTACTAGCAACAGAAAAACCCGGTGAAATAGCACTCAATAAAATAGCTAACAACATCCAAACTTCTACAAAAACAATAGAAAACCTACTTGAAATTCTAAGAAAAACAGAATTAATCTTTCCAATTGAAATATATGGTTCACCATCCAAAAAAAGCAGAACACCCACCAAATACTACTTCTTATCAACACAAAGTAAAGCAGCATTCTTTTTAAGTGAAGGTGATTTATCTAGGGACACAAGACAAAGTCTCGGAATATTGGCAGAAAACATGGTTGCATCAACATTACACAGAATTAAAGAAACAAAAAAGAACAAAACCGGAGTATATTATGATGCCAGAAGAGGAGGAGTTGATTTTATAATAACAACTAAGAATGGAAATGTCGTGCCCATCGAAGTAGGCATAGGTAAAAAAAATAAGAAACAAATTATCCAAGCAATAAACTATTATAAATCAGAGTATGGCATAGTCATATCAAACAGAACAGATTTCATAACAAAAGAAGACAACATAATATTCATACCATTATCCACTTTCAGTCTAGCTTAAAACTATTCCAAAAGCCAGTAAGGTATAATCACACACTAGAACATTTTTCATGCCCAAACTCATAGAACATATCATCTTATATGAATAAAATTAACAAAAAGAACAACTGACATACCCCATTGATACAGACACTCATCAAACACGTTTCACCAAAAACTCTATTATAATCATTATTTCACCATTTAACGATGTAAGTAAGCACTTGCACTCGAAAACCTTTATATAAGAACCAAAACAAACTAATAAGTAGAGATGGGAAAGAAAAACACCCATCAGAAACATTATATTCTAGTGGTGAAGGATAATGAACCTAAAAAACATATTAATGATCGGATTAATCTTACTAGCTGCAGGCTCACTCATAACAGCAGTTAACGAGCCAGTAATGTGAACATAAACGGTGAAAACCTAAAAGTACTAGACGGATTTAATGCATATGAAAGTGATGTAGACACAACACACATGGACGAAGACGGCCTAGACATAGAAGACATAGACGGAACAAGAGTAGACAACAAAGTAACAAGAGAATATATGAACAGTAACGGTGACAAACTCGAACTAACAGTGGGAGTACTAAACAATGGCAAACCAGTACAAGCATTAAATGCTTACGGATACTCTAAAAAAGTAATTAATGGTAAAGATGATTACTTCAAAACAGAAATGGATGACGGCAGACAACAATACAAATTCCAATACATAAAAGATGGAAAACTAGTAAAAATAGAAGCACCATCTGAAGACAGTATTGGTAAAGTAATGACATAAAAAAAGTGGATCTGTTATTTTCCCATCCACATTTTCCTCCTATTTTTTCCATTTTTGACTTGGTAATGTTAATAAGTATATGATTTACTGATTATTCTTATATTATTTTATTTCTTGAATTAAATATAATTTGTTCGAAACATGTCAAACTTTCATTTATTTTTGTGGTTGTGTTGTTTTGTTGTTGTTTTGTTGTGTGTGTTTTTGTTTTGGTTAAACATGTCAAAGTATGTCAAAGTATCGTTCATTTTTTTGATCCCAGATTAACTTTAACATAAAAACATAATCCTCAATGAAATTTTTTTTTGAAAACAAATTATTTTTAACACTCAATAATTAAATCATGCTAATTGATAAAGGTAATGAATTCATATTTCTTTTATTAATTCAAAATAAACTTTCAAATTTATCTTATTTTTAATCATTATTTTATTTTTAACTAACGTATTCAAATCTCGAGCTGCGGTAGAATGAGAAACCTCAAATTTTTTCTCATAATCATCATAAGTAATTTTTTCATTTTTCACTTAAATCAATTAATAACTGTTTTTGTCGATTATTAAGTTTAATATTGTCTAAGATACTAGTTTTATGTTGGTTATTTCTATGTTTATTATTTGGATTACTATTTGTTGAATTGTATAATGTTACTTTGAAGAAGTTATTATTTTCTTCAAAAATAGGGGACGGTAAAGCATATTCTAACATTGAAGTTTTCATCCTAGAAATTCCTCTTCCTACATGTTCCATATATTCTGTTTTACTCAATATGTCCGCAATATTATAATGATTAGAACCATCTTTTTTATTTTCTAATAAGGGGCCACTATCTGAGAATTACCCTGTTTTTAAAATTTAGTAAAAAAAAACGGCCTCGCGCCGACAATTTATAACATGGACCTACTCCTATATTTAATAGAAAACTATCCAAATGGTGTTTATAACTAGATTAGCCTACAGTACTATCAACAATTTCACCATTTACAATCTCCAACTTTCCATAACAAATACGTGGATTTTCTAATATCGAACACCTTTTTAGATAAATTAAAATAACAGTCCACCTTTTTATAGATCTTGTTTCTTTGAATCTTACATTTGTGTACGGAGTCATCTTTTCTTTCTAATGTGATATGGATATCTTCTTCTTTCTTACTGAAATATAGTTTTTGTTTATTCTTTAGAAATGGATGTAGTTCTGATGGTATTCTTATCTTATAATGCTCATAAACTTTGCCTGTTTGTTTATTGATGTATCTTGTCTTTGTTATTTTTATCTTGTAGGTTAAGATAATGTTATGTTCGTATGTTATCTCTTTGTTAGCAATTTCTATACTTTGCATTTTACCCGTATACTCCCAATGTGTTGTTGTATAATGGTATGTTATAAGAAAGAAAGAGGGGGAAATGTATGATTAATGCATTATGTTATTTATGATGATTTATGTTTTTTTATTATGATTTTTTTTATTATTTTCATTTTTAATCTTTGATATGTTTATATTTAATCCATAATTTTAGATAAAGTTAAATACCCTCCTCCCACATATAGAGTATCATAATAGATTATAATTAATGGAAGATGGTCTGATATGATAAAAATAGAAAAAACATTACTGTTTATCATAGTATTAGTACTCTTTGTGGGGGCTGTCAGTGCAACAGAAACCCCTCAGGAAGACCAATCTTATACAAATGATGATACAGTCGTAAGTGATATAAGCACGGTATCACAGGATAATAAAGAAACAATAAAATTTGAAGAAAAGAATTTAATGGATGATAATCCAATAAAAATAGGTGAAAGTAAAACACGATCTATAGAAAAGAAAACAAAAGACACTAACCTCAAACAAGATGGCATAATAGAAGTACACAACTACACAGAACTAGAGAATGCCGTAAATAATGCAAGTAGTACAGGAGTTGATACAACCATTCGCCTACTGCAAGGTTCATACAACAACACAGAAACAATCACATGGAATACGGGTGGTATGGTCCTTACAATTGATGGTAATGGACAAACAATAAACGGACACCAACAACAAGTATTCTATATTAATGGCGCTTCAATGATTCTTAAGAACATCACCATAACAAACGCCACATCTTCTTATGGTGGAGCAATCGATAACAATGATGGTACATTGACTGTTAGTAATTCCACATTCAACAACAACCAAGCAGGCCTTGGTGGAACAATCTCTAACTATGTGGGTACATTGACTGTTAGTAATTCCACATTCAACAACAACCAAGCAACTAAGGATGGTGGAGCAATCCATAACTATTATGCTACATTGACTGTTAGTAATTCCACATTCAACAACAACCAAGCAACTAAGAATGGTGGAGCAATCTATAATGATTATGGACTTTTAACTATAACAAACTCCCAATTCCTAAACAATCAAGCATTCGGTGGTATAGGTGGAGCAATATATAATCGTGGTGATTCACCGAATAAATTAACTAACATAATATCTTCTAATTTCATAAACAACACAGCATCAAATGGAGCTGCAATAAATGCTTTGAGATGGATAAATCTTACAAACAACACATTCAAGCAAAATACTGCTACA
This genomic stretch from Methanosphaera sp. ISO3-F5 harbors:
- a CDS encoding ATP-binding protein, which produces MDELEIRNSIINNINNSYPLINNNLKHDYKYLKERTIYFELKEYIDKFIDSCNPNRSFIIPGIRGVGKTTLLYQLYKYLYEIKNIQENRILFLDLNRLKHRPDFNLLDYLDVFIKDINEEHYLTSTQLFVLIDETQYAKNWDIAAKTMYDENSNVFIVFTGSNALNLESTADTLRRSIKKQMYPLTFSEYTELNYNINMPYKFTDIIYDVLQTGDVEELEKIEKQLHLNEYKVLKHNIKKEFEYYLEYGDLPVTILKNKIDSIQTTLEVSDKIVETDMDLISSIKSETRLKAYELISLLATEKPGEIALNKIANNIQTSTKTIENLLEILRKTELIFPIEIYGSPSKKSRTPTKYYFLSTQSKAAFFLSEGDLSRDTRQSLGILAENMVASTLHRIKETKKNKTGVYYDARRGGVDFIITTKNGNVVPIEVGIGKKNKKQIIQAINYYKSEYGIVISNRTDFITKEDNIIFIPLSTFSLA
- a CDS encoding ATP-binding protein; protein product: MADILSKTEYMEHVGRGISRMKTSMLEYALPSPIFEENNNFFKVTLYNSTNSNPNNKHRNNQHKTSILDNIKLNNRQKQLLIDLSEK
- a CDS encoding nucleotidyltransferase domain-containing protein, with protein sequence MHNRKKIAEKFAKAIKSEYIKEIILYGSVARGEDKEDSDIDILIITDYYDNLEDKIADEVVKVIFDDDEYISTQIMTVEHFEKTKNFSFLTNVLKEGVTIG
- a CDS encoding HEPN domain-containing protein, with translation MDELEEFFNKAERNLTSSKILYDSGDYANSLSLSYYAMLYLQRHY